One genomic region from Daphnia magna isolate NIES linkage group LG10, ASM2063170v1.1, whole genome shotgun sequence encodes:
- the LOC116931913 gene encoding LOW QUALITY PROTEIN: sushi, von Willebrand factor type A, EGF and pentraxin domain-containing protein 1 (The sequence of the model RefSeq protein was modified relative to this genomic sequence to represent the inferred CDS: deleted 2 bases in 2 codons), producing the protein MNDNLGIRIPFESGSTMALRRSRVALLAALVLLASSVRSQENELFHCPAGWRLQGLHCYKFFEVQHSWERAADLCKRYGSDLVVVESYQQNNISEKLAQEQLNPVTHPDAAFWLGLMSLDDLSTNTLEAASGSLVQQYAGFWQVDQPDAEKGQCVRASTANADQSWALSSCESLLPFVCRAKACPKNSFLCSNGRCINGALRCDTQDDCGDGSDENACPEECHYHMISSGDSIESPNYPGKYRPLADCKWTLEGPVGTAIKLQFTQFDTERTFDTVQILAGGRTEDSSVTLATLSGKQNLSQQPFTSASNFMIVRFRSDATVEKGGFQATWNTEPVSCGEHLKALPQGKELTSPGYPQAYLGGLECLYVISAPLGKVVTLVIEDFDMEPHKDYVLIRNGAESDSAKLAMLTGRTEDLPAYLQSTTEAMYLYIHSDLSESRKGFRFRYSVGCDLSLEAANGTLVSPGYDMDAQDFRYPHNLECDYHLRAPGGSPLSLRFVDFQVDDSDSVQLYDGSSSNGIKLHPAEGFHGKTEPKMATFSADSGDLLVRFKSDALRNDRGWKIVFSADCPQLPVDENAVSSTKQRTFGSNVVITCPAGMEFATGVKKITTECLNGGHWSTPYIPKCQTVYCGPVPQIDNGFAIAATNVTFGGEAQYQCYAGFGFPSGQAIETIRCTEDGQWDSVPQCSASQCTPLPEVAHANATILNGGGMNYGSVIRFECEPGYVRTGDPVLLCQSNGTWSAAVPSCSKIQCRTFPEIENGWVSNRTRNYFFGDETRAQCYRGYKLNGTTVIRCGADGKFANVPTCLDVDECGGSGGSATSSPCDQASTTCTNVPGSYQCGCKSGFLPNLDCRPVVDLGLGNGGVPNPSITVSSAEKGFPKENVRLSTKGGWCGAESGSGSNWVMIDFKAPTVLRGFRTQPVLRGSSGVAFASSIRLQYADDADDLFREYKSPEGAPVEFRIPEGTSIAVVNLPTAIEARYFRLVIQDYSVAPCLRMEMMGCTRNECLDVDECAVANGSCQQKCINNPGGFACSCSEGHDLFIQNGTAGFFILESETGVRDGDRFRINKTCVKKMCPAVSEPDNGHMLTTRASHHFGDEINFHCRIGYIMVGSSSIKCTPAGTWNASVPECQPAQCVPLADDQSEGLTVTRSGPADNLLVPYGQNITLSCNEPGRPLVRTPAASFRQCVYDPRPGFPQYWFSGSQPSCPRIDCGKPPETPGAEYGFFPDTRYKSSFFFGCQPTFTLTGQSSRNDNVVRCMENGVWDFGDLRCEGPVCEDPGRPADGIQLATSYEQGAEISFQCTRPGYIPITSAPIQCVREPECSVVRPIGITSGRIADGSFNATSERRNYEARKARMNSATGWCAQQEEAFTYVSVDLGSVHRVKAILVKGVVTNDVVGRPTEIRFFYKQDPSENFVVYFPNFNLTSRDPGNYGELAMITLPLSVQARFVILGIVAYDKNPCLKFELMGCPDEPEEDRLLGYDLGYPVCVDNDPPQFLNCPTSAIRVKRTAEGMGVVDFVVPTATDNSGMIARTEVRPEGFRPPLTVFQDTMVEYFAYDFDGNVAICQINITVIDEEPPLLQCPQSFVIELVEPQESYQVFFNDTLRRVQVSDASGQDVAVTFIPESAFIRVGSYENVTVVATDPSGNQQRCYFQVSVQPTQCVDWELKAPANGAINCLPPSNRPAGSGGLECVATCNPGFRFTDGEPVKTFRCDVKQPWTPSHVVPDCVTEETQQAMYNVVAKVLYRAGGGATTAVPATCLSQYAAVVQPFYEALDRALSARCSAISVDMNVTFVEAQTEMHLIEDNIAEVTYVLSIMPAVRQPQLYDLCGSTLGLVFDLSVPSTSAVLTPLLDLAATSNTECPPMKAVNSSMSRGFACGVGEVLNMPAAANVPRCLHCPAGTSAVSGAKSCALCPRGFYQDQEQSGSCKRCPAGTFTRSEGSKTVDECIPVCGFGTYSPTGLVPCLECPRDSFTGSPPAGGFTDCQACPADAPFTHQPAAPSVSTCRPKCAPGTYSVTGLAPCAACPNHFFQPLEGKMSCIECPGSAMTVSPGAKSRDECQPLTCKEGFCRNGGLCLAQTHMAYCHCPSGFTGRFCEVNIDDCASQPCYNGGTCRDQEQGYLCSCPPGYSGLQCQEEESSCNGTTCNDRSMCKNEPGQGQFTCLCRTGYTGPNCSSTLDPCSENPCSNSAQCIPLKQGRFKCVCPAGWEGPLCDENVDDCAESPCLLGSNCTDLIDDFNCSCPVGFTGKRCEMKVDLCQPSPCGEHGRCVDRYFDALCICQPGWTGPNCSVQVDECSANPCLNGGQCQDVEGDYRCLCALGFTGKNCQHSVDYCGSQPCQHGGTCTDALESFQCQCRPGFLGVQCEIDIDECLDNPCDPVGTDRCLDQVNKYHCQCRPGFTGTLCENKINECAPVSPCLNGGVCTELVNNFKCTCPAGWTGQRCEKDISFCESQPCLNNANCINLLGDFFCACPSGTDGKRCETAPDRCIGDPCMNQGECRDFGSGLNCTCDADYVGVGCQHEFDACAVGVCQNGATCIDNGAGYQCVCPAGFSGRHCEQDVVECVPGACPLSATCIDLIDDFYCRCPFNLTGEDCRKIVQTDYDFFFSDETRRASASLVVPFVLGSSSLTLALWVQFTNRDDLGNILTLYSVDSASVLRNQRTMAQVHSSGVHIALLPGIKDVFLPFRVNLAINDGQWHHIALVWDGPNGAITLTTDGVIVGRVENYGVNQTLSQYGWMTLGAPNSSGKTRTDHGFHGHLTRVHLWGRPLDVITDIPKQVRSCQSAPMLFDGLLLQWSGYDRIERGVERVMPSACGQRVCPLGFSGPSCTSLDKDKIPPQVVRCPSDIWIETRNGSARVDWNEPQFSDNIRLAQVEETRGIRSGNTLAWGTYDVAYVAYDEAGNSAVCAFKIYIVNEFCPKLADPVGGSQRCSDWGPGGRFKVCSIECNAGLAFSVPVPKFYTCGAEGFWRPTEDPGVSFVYPACSSTKPAQRIVKIKLQYLSSVLCNEAGQSVLSDKVRQAIHKLNRDWRFCNAKGSQSATCNELNVNIKCQRRHGDLGVKRRRQVDVNDDVYDIEISFPAESDPVTNINTQEKSTIERLLETIILEKDDFDVSDSLPTTVPDPATLSISADFTCPVGQVVRGSECVACAPGNAFDMEKKNCKPCRVGTFQDQAGQTQCKICPVIAGRPGTTFASGARSATDCKERCPAGKFYSEETQRCLNCGFGHYQPAEGSFACRSCQAGLTTRTDQAISSDECSEECPTGLQLTSLSNNATCEPCPKGTYRTKGREMACQPCPAGYTTTRSGSATAEECSEPKCQPGSALSKENTCVLCQVGSYQPNAQQTSCLPCPPDTTTKVAGAVLKSDCSNPCSPATNQTICPMNGVCLFVASTNVHRCECKAGFTPVPPDNPTDFICMDKCDNFCKNDGKCRRDRATGEPYCQCTGSYTGQQCEAQSNFAYIVGGSAGFVVFLILLVLLIWMICARTSRRRDSQAKAAANAAVVAGDPSGSQANFYYGSHAPYAESIAPSHHSTYAHYYDEEEDGWEMPNFYNETYMKAENLHNVNKGNSLARSNASLYGNKEELYDRLRRHAYQGKKEKSGNETTSESDGH; encoded by the exons ATGAACGACAATCTCGGGATTCGCATTCCCTTCG AGAGCGGGTCCACGATGGCGTTGCGGAGAAGCCGAGTGGCGCTTCTGGCCGCTCTGGTCCTCTTAGCGTCGTCTGTTCGATCTCAAGAGAACGAACTCTTTCACTGCCCTGCTG GATGGCGACTACAGGGTCTTCACTGCTACAAGTTCTTCGAAGTGCAGCATTCTTGGGAGAGGGCGGCCGATTTGTGTAAACG TTATGGCAGCGACTTGGTGGTGGTGGAAAGCTACcagcaaaacaacatttcCGAAAAATTGGCGCAAGAACAGCTGAACCCCGTGACGCATCCGGATGCCGCCTTCTGGCTCGGTTTGATGTCGCTCGACGACCTTAGTACCAATACACTTGAAGCCGCATCCGGCTCTCTGGTCCAACAATACGCAG gtttctgGCAAGTGGACCAACCGGATGCGGAAAAGGGTCAGTGTGTTCGTGCGTCCACGGCCAACGCAGACCAGTCATGGGCTCTGAGTTCCTGCGAGTCTTTGCTACCCTTCGTTTGCCGGGCAAAAGCCTGTCCAAAGA ACAGTTTCTTGTGCTCGAACGGTCGATGCATAAACGGCGCCTTGCGCTGCGACACGCAAGACGATTGCGGTGATGGTTCTGATGAGAACGCTTGCCCCGAAGAATGCCATTACCACATGATATCCAGCGGCGATTCGATCGAGAGTCCCAACTATCCGGGCAAATACCGGCCACTGGCCGACTGTAAATGGACGCTGGAAGGACCAGTGGGCACGGCCATCAAACTGCAGTTCACGCAATTCGACACTGAACGCACGTTCGACACGGTGCAGATTCTGGCCGGTGGACGGACCGAAGATTCATCCGTCACCTTGGCCACCCTGTCCggcaagcaaaatttg agcCAGCAGCCTTTCACTTCGGCTTCCAACTTCATGATCGTTCGATTCCGTTCGGACGCCACGGTCGAGAAAGGCGGCTTCCAAGCCACGTGGAACACGGAGCCCGTCTCTTGCGGCGAGCACCTCAAGGCCCTTCCGCAAGGGAAGGAGCTGACGTCGCCCGGCTACCCTCAAGCTTACCTCGGCGGGCTGGAGTGCCTCTACGTCATTTCGGCGCCTCTGGGCAAAGTGGTCACCCTCGTCATCGAGGATTTCGACATGGAACCGCACAAAGATTACGTGCTGATCCGCAACGGAGCCGAATCCGACTCTGCCAAGCTGGCCATGCTAACAGGACGGACGGAAGATCTGCCGGCCTACCTCCAATCGACGACGGAGGCCATGTACTTGTACATCCATTCGGACCTGAGCGAATCTCGAAAGGGATTCCGCTTCCGCTATTCGGTCGGCTGCGACCTATCGCTCGAGGCGGCCAACGGGACCCTGGTCTCGCCCGGCTACGACATGGACGCGCAAGATTTCCGCTACCCTCACAACCTGGAATGCGACTATCACCTGCGCGCCCCGGGCGGGTCGCCCTTGTCCCTCCGCTTCGTCGACTTTCAGGTCGATGATTCGGACAGCGTCCAATTGTACgacggcagcagcagcaacggCATCAAACTCCATCCGGCCGAAGGCTTCCACGGCAAGACGGAGCCCAAGATGGCCACCTTTTCTGCTGACAGCGGCGACCTGCTCGTGCGCTTCAAATCGGACGCTCTGAGAAACGATCGCGGATGGAAGATCGTCTTCTCGGCTGACTGCCCGCAATTGCCCGTCGATGAGAACGCCGTTTCGTCCACCAAGCAGCGCACGTTCGGCAGCAATGTCGTCATCACTTGCCCGGCCGGCATGGAGTTCGCCACGGGAGTCAAGAAGATCACGACCGAGTGTCTGAACGGAGGACACTGGTCGACGCCGTACATTCCCAAATGTCAGACGGTTTACTGCGGCCCGGTGCCTCAGATCGACAACGGATTCGCCATTGCAGCCACCAACGTGACGTTCGGCGGAGAGGCGCAGTACCAGTGCTACGCTGGCTTCGGATTTCCTTCCGGCCAGGCCATTGAGACGATCCGGTGCACGGAGGACGGCCAATGGGACAGCGTTCCTCAATGCTCGGCCTCGCAGTGCACTCCCCTACCGGAGGTGGCGCACGCCAACGCCACCATCCTCAACGGCGGCGGCATGAACTACGGCTCGGTCATCCGCTTCGAATGCGAACCCGGTTACGTCCGGACGGGCGATCCGGTCCTTTTGTGCCAGAGCAACGGCACCTGGTCGGCAGCTGTTCCGTCCTGTTCGAAAATCCAGTGCCGCACTTTCCCCGAAATTGAAAACGGATGGGTCAGCAACCGGACGCGCAACTACTTCTTCGGCGACGAGACCCGCGCCCAGTGCTACCGCGGGTACAAACTCAACGGAACCACCGTCATCCGGTGCGGAGCCGACGGGAAATTCGCCAACGTGCCCACCTGTTTGGACGTGGACGAGTGCGGAGGTTCCGGCGGGAGCGCCACCTCATCACCTTGTGACCAAGCCTCTACCACTTGCACGAACGTTCCAGGATCGTACCAGTGCGGATGCAAGTCCGGATTCCTGCCCAACTTGGACTGCCGGCCTGTTGTCGACCTCGGCCTGGGCAACGGAGGAGTGCCCAATCCATCCATCACCGTCTCCTCGGCTGAAAAGGGTTTCCCCAAAGAGAACGTTCGCCTCAGCACCAAGGGCGGATGGTGCGGCGCTGAAAGCGGTTCCGGCAGCAACTGGGTCATGATCGATTTCAAAGCACCGACCGTTCTGCGCGGATTCCGCACCCAGCCGGTCTTGCGCGGATCCAGCGGCGTAGCTTTCGCCTCCTCCATCCGGCTTCAATACGCCGACGACGCTGACGACCTCTTCCGCGAGTACAAGAGCCCCGAAGGAGCCCCCGTCGAATTCCGCATTCCCGAGGGCACCAGCATCGCCGTGGTCAACTTACCCACAGCCATCGAAGCTCGCTACTTCCGCCTCGTCATTCAAGATTACTCGGTGGCTCCCTGTCTCCGGATGGAAATGATGGGCTGCACGCGCAACGAGTGCCTCGACGTGGACGAGTGCGCCGTCGCCAACGGCAGTTGCCAGCAGAAATGCATCAACAATCCAGGCGGATTCGCTTGCTCGTGCAGCGAAGGGCACGACCTTTTCATCCAGAACGGAACGgccggcttcttcattttggAATCGGAGACTGGAGTCCGCGACGGCGATCGCTTCCGCATCAATAAGACCTGCGTCAAGAAAATGTGCCCGGCCGTCAGCGAGCCGGACAACGGGCACATGCTCACCACCCGTGCCAGCCATCATTTCGGCGATGAAATCAACTTCCATTGCCGCATCGGCTACATCATGGTCGGTTCCAGCAGCATTAAATGCACGCCAGCCGGAACTTGGAACGCGTCCGTCCCCGAATGCCAGCCGGCTCAGTGCGTGCCTCTCGCCGACGATCAATCGGAAGGTCTAACTGTGACTCGTTCCGGCCCGGCTGACAATCTCCTCGTTCCCTACGGTCAGAACATCACGCTGTCGTGCAACGAGCCCGGCCGGCCACTTGTTAGGACCCCGGCCGCCTCGTTCCGCCAGTGCGTCTACGACCCGAGACCCGGTTTCCCTCAGTACTGGTTCTCGGGTTCGCAGCCGAGCTGCCCGCGCATCGATTGCGGCAAACCGCCCGAGACTCCAGGAGCCGAATACGGGTTCTTCCCCGACACGCGTTACAAGTCCAGTTTCTTCTTCGGATGCCAGCCGACTTTCACCCTGACTGGGCAGTCTTCTCGCAACGACAATGTCGTCCGCTGCATGGAGAACGGCGTCTGGGATTTCGGCGATTTGCGTTGCGAAGGTCCCGTCTGCGAAGACCCTGGACGACCTGCCGACGGAATTCAGTTGGCCACCAGTTACGAGCAGGGCGCTGAGATCTCGTTCCAGTGCACCCGACCCGGATACATCCCCATCACGTCGGCGCCGATCCAATGCGTCCGCGAACCGGAATGCAGCGTCGTCAGGCCGATCGGCATCACCTCCGGTCGCATTGCGGATGGCAGTTTCAACGCGACCTCAGAGCGGCGCAACTACGAGGCTAGAAAGGCCCGCATGAATTCGGCCACTGGCTGGTGCGCCCAGCAAGAGGAAGCCTTCACTTACGTCAGCGTCGATTTGGGGAGCGTCCACCGCGTCAAGGCCATCCTGGTTAAGGGCGTGGTCACCAACGACGTCGTCGGCCGACCCACCGAGATCCGCTTCTTTTACAAACAAGATCCGTCCGAGAATTTCGTTGTCTACTTCCCCAACTTTAATTTGACCTCCCGCGATCCGGGCAATTACGGA GAGCTGGCCATGATCACCCTTCCGCTCTCTGTCCAGGCCCGTTTCGTCATCCTGGGCATCGTGGCCTACGATAAGAATCCCTGCCTCAAATTCGAACTGATGGGATGCCCCGACGAACCGGAGGAGGACCGTCTCCTCGGCTACGATCTGGGCTACCCCGTCTGCGTCGACAACGATCCGCCTCAGTTCCTCAACTGCCCGACGTCCGCCATTCGCGTGAAACGAACGGCCGAAGGCATGGGCGTGGTCGATTTCGTGGTGCCCACTGCGACGGACAATAGCGGCATGATCGCCAGAACGGAAGTCCGTCCAGAGGGATTCCGCCCGCCTTTGACCGTGTTCCAGGACACGATGGTCGAGTATTTCGCTTACGATTTCGACGGCAACGTTGCCATTTGCCAAATTAACATCACCGTCATCGACGAAGAGCCGCCCTTGCTCCAGTGCCCGCAGAGTTTCGTCATCGAGCTGGTCGAGCCGCAAGAATCGTACCAGGTCTTCTTCAACGACACGCTTCGTCGCGTCCAAGTATCGGACGCTTCCGGCCAGGATGTGGCGGTCACCTTCATTCCGGAGAGCGCCTTCATCCGCGTCGGCAGTTACGAGAACGTGACCGTCGTGGCCACGGACCCTTCCGGCAATCAGCAACGCTGCTACTTCCAGGTGTCCGTCCAGCCGACTCAATGCGTCGACTGGGAACTCAAAGCGCCGGCCAACGGAGCCATCAATTGCCTCCCGCCCAGCAACCGGCCGGCTGGAAGTGGCGGTCTCGAGTGCGTGGCCACTTGCAATCCGGGATTCCGCTTCACCGACGGCGAGCCGGTCAAGACGTTCCGTTGCGACGTCAAACAGCCGTGGACGCCCAGTCACGTGGTGCCCGACTGCGTGACGGAAGAGACCCAACAAGCCATGTACAACGTGGTGGCCAAAGTTCTGTATCGCGCCGGCGGAGGAGCCACGACTGCCGTTCCAGCAACCTGCCTCTCGCAATACGCCGCCGTCGTCCAGCCTTTCTACGAAGCGCTGGATCGAGCCCTGTCTGCCCGTTGCTCGGCCATCAGCGTCGATATGAACGTGACGTTCGTCGAGGCTCAGACGGAAATGCATTTGATCGAGGACAACATTGCCGAAGTGACTTACGTCTTGTCCATCATGCCGGCCGTCCGTCAGCCGCAGCTTTACGATCTGTGCGGATCGACGTTGGGTCTCGTCTTCGACCTGTCCGTCCCGTCGACCAGCGCCGTCCTGACTCCGCTTCTCGACCTGGCCGCCACATCGAACACTGAATGCCCGCCCATGAAGGCCGTCAACTCCTCCATGAGCCGAGGGTTCGCTTGCGGTGTAGGTGAAGTGCTCAACATGCCGGCCGCTGCCAATGTCCCTCGCTGTCTACACTGTCCGGCTGGAACATCTGCCGTCAGTGGCGCCAAAAGCTGCGCCCTCTGCCCGCGCGGATTCTACCAAGATCAGGAACAATCCGGCTCGTGCAAACGATGCCCGGCTGGAACGTTCACGCGCTCCGAAGGTTCGAAAACGGTCGATGAATGCATTCCAGTCTGTGGATTCGGCACGTATTCTCCCACCGGACTGGTTCCATGTCTGGAATGCCCTCGCGACAGCTTCACTGGATCTCCACCGGCGGGCGGATTCACCGACTGCCAGGCTTGTCCGGCAGATGCTCCTTTCACCCACCAGCCGGCCGCTCCGTCGGTCAGCACCTGCCGTCCGAAATGCGCACCTGGAACCTACTCCGTCACCGGATTGGCCCCCTGCGCTGCCTGCCCCAATCACTTCTTCCAGCCGCTGGAAGGCAAAATGTCGTGCATCGAATGCCCAGGTTCAGCCATGACGGTCAGTCCAGGAGCCAAAAGCCGCGACGAATGCCAACCTTTGACTTGCAAAGAAGGATTCTGCCGCAACGGCGGCCTGTGCTTGGCTCAAACTCACATGGCCTACTGCCACTGTCCTTCCGGCTTCACGGGACGCTTTTGCGAAGTGAACATCGACGATTGCGCCTCGCAGCCCTGCTACAATGGCGGAACATGTCGCGACCAGGAACAAGGCTACCTTTGCTCCTGCCCACCAGGATATTCGGGCCTCCAGTGTCAAGAGGAAGAGTCCAGCTGCAATGGCACCACTTGCAACGATCGTTCCATGTGTAAAAACGAACCCGGCCAAGGTCAGTTTACTTGCCTCTGCCGAACGGGCTACACTGGGCCCAACTGCAGCAGCACCCTGGACCCGTGTTCGGAGAATCCTTGCTCCAATTCTGCCCAGTGCATTCCTCTGAAGCAGGGCCGCTTCAAGTGCGTCTGCCCAGCCGGCTGGGAAGGTCCCCTGTGCGATGAAAACGTGGACGACTGCGCCGAATCGCCCTGTTTGTTGGGCAGCAATTGCACGGACCTGATCGACGACTTCAACTGCTCGTGCCCCGTCGGTTTCACTGGCAAACGTTGCGAAATGAAAGTCGACCTTTGCCAGCCGTCACCTTGCGGCGAACACGGCCGATGCGTCGACCGCTACTTTGACGCCCTGTGCATTTGTCAGCCAGGCTGGACGGGTCCCAACTGCTCCGTTCAAGTGGACGAATGCTCTGCCAACCCTTGCCTGAACGGAGGCCAATGCCAAGACGTCGAAGGCGATTATCGATGCCTTTGCGCCCTGGGCTTCACCGGCAAAAACTGCCAGCACAGCGTCGACTATTGCGGGAGCCAGCCGTGCCAGCACGGAGGCACTTGCACCGATGCGTTGGAGAGCTTCCAGTGCCAATGTCGGCCCGGTTTCCTCGGCGTCCAGTGCGAGATTGACATCGACGAATGCCTGGACAACCCGTGCGATCCCGTCGGTACCGACCGCTGCTTGGATCAGGTCAACAAATACCACTGCCAATGCCGGCCAGGATTCACGGGCACCTTGTGCGAAAATAAAATCAACGAATGCGCACCCGTTTCGCCCTGCCTCAACGGTGGCGTTTGCACCGAATTGGTCAACAACTTTAAATGCACTTGCCCAGCCG GTTGGACTGGACAGCGATGCGAAAAAGACATTAGTTTCTGCGAGTCTCAACCTTGTTTGAACAACGCCAACTGCATCAATTTGCTGGGCGATTTCTTCTGCGCATGCCCGTCGGGCACGGACGGTAAGCGATGCGAGACGGCGCCGGATCGTTGCATCGGTGACCCGTGCATGAACCAGGGCGAGTGCCGTGATTTCGGATCGGGCCTCAATTGCACTTGCGATGCTGACTACGTCGGTGTCGGTTGCCAGCACGAATTCGACGCTTGCGCCGTTGGCGTCTGCCAAAATGGCGCCACTTGTATCGACAACGGAGCCGGCTACCAGTGCGTCTGTCCGGCCGGTTTCTCTGGCCGTCACTGCGAGCAAGACGTGGTGGAATGCGTGCCAGGAGCTTGCCCATTGTCGGCGACTTGCATCGACCTCATTGACGATTTCTACTGCCGTTGCCCGTTCAATCTGACGGGCGAGGATTGCCGCAAAATCGTCCAAACGGATTACGATTTCTTCTTTAGCGACGAAACTCGAAGGGCCAGCGCCTCTCTAGTCGTTCCCTTTGTTCTCGGCTCGTCGAGCTTGACTTTGGCTCTCTGGGTCCAGTTCACGAACCGAGACGACCTGGGCAACATCTTGACGCTCTACTCGGTCGACTCTGCCAGCGTGTTGCGCAATCAACGCACGATGGCGCAGGTGCACAGCTCCGGCGTGCACATTGCCCTTCTACCTGGCATCAAGGACGTCTTTCTGCCGTTCCGGGTCAACTTGGCCATCAACGACGGCCAATGGCACCACATTGCGCTCGTCTGGGACGGCCCTAACGGTGCCATCACGTTGACCACTGACGGCGTTATCGTCGGCCGCGTCGAAAACTACGGAGTCAATCAGACGCTGTCTCAGTACGGATGGATGACGTTGGGTGCGCCCAACTCATCCGGAAAAACCCGGACGGATCACGGTTTCCACGGTCACTTGACGCGAGTCCATCTGTGGGGCCGGCCGCTCGACGTCATAACGGACATACCCAAACAAGTACGCAGCTGCCAATCAGCGCCCATGCTCTTTGACGGCCTTCTGCTCCAGTGGAGCGGCTACGACCGTATCGAGCGCGGAGTGGAACGCGTCATGCCGTCCGCTTGCGGCCAGCGTGTATGCCCGCTCGGCTTCTCCGGCCCTAGTTGCACTTCGCTGGACAAGGACAAGATCCCCCCGCAGGTGGTCCGCTGTCCTAGTGACATCTGGATCGAAACGCGCAACGGTTCTGCCCGCGTCGACTGGAACGAGCCTCAATTTAGCGACAACATCCGCTTGGCCCAGGTAGAAGAAACCCGTGGCATTCGCTCGGGCAACACGCTCGCCTGGGGAACATACGACGTGGCTTATGTCGCCTACGACGAAGCTGGAAACTCGGCCGTCTGCGCTTTCAAAATCTACATCGTCAACGAGTTCTGCCCGAAATTGGCCGATCCTGTTGGAGGATCTCAGCGTTGCTCCGACTGGGGCCCCGGTGGTCGCTTCAAAGTATGCTCGATCGAATGCAATGCTGGACTAGCTTTCTCCGTGCCCGTTCCCAAATTTTACACGTGCGGCGCCGAAGGCTTTTGGCGGCCAACCGAAGATCCGGGCGTTTCGTTCGTCTACCCGGCCTGCAGTTCGACCAAACCCGCTCAGCGAATCGTCAAAATCAAACTGCAGTACTTGAGCTCCGTGCTGTGCAACGAAGCCGGACAGAGCGTCTTGTCCGACAAGGTTCGACAGGCCATTCACAAACTGAACCGCGACTGGCGTTTCTGCAACGCCAAGGGCAGCCAATCGGCCACCTGTAACGAACTCAACGTCAACATCAAATGTCAGCGTCGTCACGGTGACTTGGGCGTCAAGCGGCGTCGCCAAGTCGACGTCAACGACGATGTCTACGACATTGAAATCAGTTTCCCGGCCGAAAGCGATCCCGTGACCAACATCAACACTCAGGAGAAGTCGACCATCGAACGCCTGTTGGAGACCATCATCTTGGAGAAGGACGACTTCGATGTCAGCGATTCGCTGCCGACGACCGTGCCCGATCCCGCCACTCTGTCCATTTCAGCCGATTTCACTTGCCCCGTAGGACAAGTGGTCCGTGGTTCCGAGTGCGTGGCTTGCGCACCGGGCAACGCATTCGACATGGAGAAGAAGAACTGCAAACCTTGTCGTGTGGGCACGTTCCAGGACCAAGCTGGACAGACGCAGTGTAAGATCTGCCCCGTCATCGCCGGCCGGCCAGGCACAACTTTCGCCTCTGGAGCTCGTTCTGCCACCGATTGTAAAGAACGTTGTCCGGCCGGCAAATTCTACAGCGAAGAGACGCAACGTTGTTTGAACTGCGGTTTCGGCCATTACCAACCGGCCGAGGGATCGTTTGCCTGCCGTTCTTGTCAGGCCGGTCTGACGACGCGGACGGATCAGGCCATCTCTTCCGACGAATGTTCTGAAGAGTGCCCAACCGGCCTTCAGTTGACGTCGTTATCCAACAACGCGACGTGCGAGCCGTGCCCGAAAGGAACCTATCGCACCAAAGGACGCGAGATGGCTTGCCAACCTTGCCCGGCAGGATACACAACCACCCGGTCCGGTTCGGCCACTGCGGAAGAATGTTCAGAACCGAAATGCCAACCGGGCTCTGCTCTTTCCAAGGAGAATACTTGCGTTCTCTGCCAGGTGGGCAGTTACCAACCCAACGCCCAGCAAACCAGTTGTCTGCCTTGCCCACCCGACACCACGACCAAAGTGGCCGGCGCCGTCCTCAAGTCGGACTGCTCGAATCCCTGCAGTCCCGCCACCAACCAGACCATCTGCCCCATGAACGGCGTTTGCCTTTTCGTGGCCAGCACCAACGTGCACCGTTGCGAATGCAAGGCTGGATTCACGCCCGTTCCTCCCGACAATCCGACCGACTTCATTTGCATGGACAAATGCGACAACTTCTGCAAAAACGACGGCAAGTGTCGTCGCGATCGTGCAACAGGCGAACCTTACTGCCAGTGTACTGGCAGCTACACAGGCCAGCAGTGCGAGGCCCAGTCTAATTTCGCTTACATCGTTGGTGGAAGTGCTG GTTTCGTCGTGTTCTTGATCCTGCTCGTTCTGTTGATCTGGATGATCTGCGCCAGGACATCGCGACGCCGCGACAGCCAAGCTAAGGCGGCGGCCAACGCCGCTGTCGTTGCCGGCGATCCTTCGGGCAGCCAGGCCAATTTCTACTACGGGTCGCACGCGCCGTACGCCGAGTCAATTGCTCCATCGCATCATTCCACTTATGCGCATTATTACGACGAAGAGGAAGACGGATGGGAAATGCCCAATTTTTACAACGAGACCTACATGAAAG CAGAGAACCTACACAACGTGAACAAGGGGAACAGTCTAGCACGCTCCAACGCCAGCTTATATGGTAACAAAGAAGAATTGTATGACCGTCTCAGACGACACGCCTATCAGGGAAAGAAag AGAAAAGTGGCAACGAGACGACTAGCGAGAGTGACGGACATTAG